A DNA window from Rossellomorea marisflavi contains the following coding sequences:
- a CDS encoding DUF7408 domain-containing protein, whose amino-acid sequence MKNVTKSIALILLCLCLFPMFANTSSAAEGIKITVEEGIDGKVKEERGFPITVTVQNGAEHFKGDIVFDYAQSFESGGGRVLSIDLPPGETRTFSLTIPGFGDPLRGNTSKETIHLFKGDWKSGKEVKFTGDKRLNPNFIYMDYASIGLLSKDADRLKSLKASQVYGNKVEALNLSEKNFPGDATGLQMFDFIVIDGFDLSLFSKKQLDALHRWVDKGGTVLIGSDVNVQKTLGPLADIAPLKVDGEQTLSDLSFLETQKNLKVNVKTLSAIEGELTPESEAVIGEKENPILAKKSIGRGEVWQASFLLSDSQLNDWAGFTPWINEFYSKTKYSNNSYNMGGRAQGFYYEMGMVNELFPSNQFKVSTLILVVAVYLILVIPVLYFLLRKFDKREQSWWIIPTVSILLSIGIFLTGAKDRVTKPHMNQMSILEADGKGAVQGISAFTFFSNSSGDYTLSAGHDLELYANNSMNAPEFDQYKYSLDEVTRNTTDTTLRDVEYWSTRTVMGDAYKSDAGSFSPQLSLKDKTLTGSIGNDFPYDFEEVYLWSGTRTYSLGGVKAGQSLEVDKKVSVDYLSSPVSNNSIPPSFTGQQGLDDQRKQSLEQVSSYLMEEEASGNRPVIFGYTKDGIVDVTMKDRKPKKDNLSLVYQSIPSMGDFNGPFSLKNEQLDVEVKPIDGKVIDNYSMNGSGEMELEDGTYEMILKLPEQMQESDISLNSLSIRQYPETPLEFSMIAPSDGKEKKLEEQSSNTFEVKDRLTDYLNEDGEMVIKFVKSTQGNSYTQLPKIVLKGEAKQ is encoded by the coding sequence ATGAAGAATGTGACCAAATCGATTGCACTAATTCTATTATGTTTATGTTTGTTCCCGATGTTTGCAAACACGTCATCTGCAGCTGAAGGAATCAAGATCACAGTGGAAGAAGGAATAGACGGAAAGGTCAAGGAAGAGAGGGGATTCCCGATCACCGTGACCGTTCAGAATGGAGCCGAGCACTTTAAGGGAGATATCGTGTTTGATTACGCACAGTCCTTCGAATCAGGCGGGGGCAGGGTGTTGTCCATTGATCTCCCGCCTGGTGAAACACGCACGTTCTCCTTAACCATTCCAGGCTTTGGAGATCCTTTGAGAGGCAACACTTCGAAGGAAACCATCCATTTATTTAAAGGAGACTGGAAATCCGGCAAGGAAGTCAAGTTCACCGGTGATAAGCGCCTGAATCCAAACTTTATTTATATGGACTATGCTTCCATCGGTTTATTGAGTAAAGACGCCGACCGATTGAAATCGCTGAAAGCCAGTCAGGTCTATGGCAACAAAGTGGAGGCACTGAATCTCTCAGAAAAGAATTTCCCGGGTGATGCCACGGGTCTTCAAATGTTCGACTTCATCGTGATTGATGGATTTGATCTATCGTTATTTTCAAAGAAACAACTGGACGCCCTCCATCGTTGGGTGGATAAAGGGGGCACGGTTCTGATCGGAAGTGACGTGAATGTCCAGAAGACCCTTGGTCCTCTGGCTGATATCGCTCCCCTCAAAGTGGATGGTGAACAGACACTTTCCGATTTGTCCTTCCTGGAAACCCAGAAGAATCTCAAGGTGAATGTCAAGACGTTATCCGCCATCGAAGGTGAGTTGACCCCTGAGAGTGAAGCGGTGATCGGTGAGAAAGAAAACCCGATACTTGCAAAAAAGTCCATCGGTCGAGGAGAAGTATGGCAGGCATCTTTCTTACTCAGTGATTCCCAGCTGAACGACTGGGCGGGCTTCACTCCGTGGATCAATGAATTTTATTCAAAAACAAAATACAGCAACAATTCCTATAACATGGGGGGGAGAGCGCAGGGATTCTACTATGAGATGGGTATGGTCAATGAATTGTTCCCTTCTAATCAGTTCAAGGTCAGCACCCTCATCCTCGTAGTCGCCGTCTATCTGATCCTGGTCATCCCGGTCCTCTACTTCCTGCTTCGGAAGTTCGATAAACGGGAGCAGTCGTGGTGGATCATCCCCACGGTCTCTATCCTCCTTTCCATCGGGATCTTCCTGACAGGGGCAAAGGATCGTGTGACAAAGCCGCACATGAATCAGATGAGTATCCTAGAAGCGGACGGAAAAGGTGCCGTTCAAGGAATTTCAGCTTTCACGTTCTTCTCTAATTCAAGCGGTGACTACACCCTCAGCGCAGGGCATGATCTCGAACTGTACGCCAACAACAGCATGAACGCACCTGAATTTGATCAATACAAGTACTCTCTGGATGAAGTGACCAGGAATACGACGGATACGACACTGAGAGATGTAGAGTACTGGTCTACCAGGACGGTTATGGGGGATGCCTACAAAAGTGATGCAGGTTCATTTTCCCCTCAACTATCACTGAAGGATAAGACGCTGACAGGAAGCATCGGCAATGACTTCCCCTATGATTTTGAAGAAGTGTATTTGTGGTCGGGTACACGCACGTACTCCCTTGGAGGCGTGAAAGCGGGTCAGTCGCTCGAGGTGGATAAAAAGGTCTCGGTCGATTATCTCTCAAGTCCGGTCAGCAATAATTCCATTCCACCTTCCTTTACAGGTCAGCAGGGTCTGGACGATCAGAGAAAACAATCCCTTGAACAAGTGTCCTCCTACCTGATGGAAGAAGAAGCGTCAGGCAATCGTCCTGTCATTTTCGGATACACAAAGGATGGGATCGTAGATGTGACCATGAAGGATCGAAAGCCGAAGAAAGATAATCTCTCCCTTGTCTATCAATCCATCCCATCCATGGGAGACTTCAATGGGCCGTTTTCACTGAAGAATGAGCAGCTAGACGTCGAGGTCAAACCGATTGACGGGAAGGTCATCGATAACTACTCAATGAATGGATCCGGGGAAATGGAACTTGAAGACGGTACGTATGAAATGATCCTTAAGCTGCCAGAACAAATGCAGGAATCCGACATTTCCCTGAATTCATTGAGCATCAGGCAGTATCCGGAAACGCCGCTTGAGTTCTCCATGATCGCCCCTTCCGATGGAAAGGAAAAGAAACTTGAAGAACAGTCAAGCAATACGTTCGAAGTCAAAGATCGTTTGACGGATTATCTGAATGAAGATGGGGAGATGGTCATTAAATTTGTGAAATCCACCCAGGGGAACAGCTATACGCAACTTCCGAAAATCGTACTGAAAGGAGAAGCAAAGCAATGA
- a CDS encoding ABC transporter permease, whose amino-acid sequence MRQLFINPMLNKEFKLRFRSFKSFIGILCYLMAISIVVIGFIYFQSRMSMNGYFRPNESRTMFMILSFLQIILVLFITPGLTGGLISGEREKQTLSMLLTTEQSSTSIILSKLVSSVSYLLLLILSSLPIYSFVFLFGGVAPTDVLMIFGYSLFLVFVFGSIGIFFSTIIRKTIVSMVTAYGSVLVLVGGSLFLFALTMALSGVSSNGTPSTNPIAYFMAMFNPGIVLYGHFEPRMMEEILSLTGISFPLWISFIITYSILAILALFGSIWKLRPRMKTRARG is encoded by the coding sequence ATGAGACAATTGTTCATAAACCCGATGCTGAATAAGGAGTTCAAGCTTCGGTTCCGTTCATTCAAATCATTCATTGGGATCCTGTGCTACCTCATGGCCATCAGTATTGTCGTGATCGGTTTCATCTACTTCCAGAGCAGGATGTCCATGAATGGGTACTTCCGTCCGAACGAAAGCAGGACGATGTTCATGATCCTATCCTTCCTGCAAATCATCCTGGTTTTATTCATCACCCCTGGTCTTACCGGGGGACTCATATCGGGAGAAAGGGAGAAACAGACACTGAGCATGCTTCTTACGACTGAACAAAGCTCCACAAGCATCATCCTGAGTAAATTGGTGTCATCGGTTTCCTACCTGTTACTGCTCATTCTTTCGAGTCTTCCGATCTACAGTTTTGTGTTCTTATTCGGAGGGGTTGCACCGACGGATGTGCTCATGATTTTCGGCTACAGCCTGTTCCTTGTATTCGTATTCGGATCGATCGGGATCTTTTTCTCCACAATCATCCGGAAAACGATCGTATCCATGGTAACAGCGTACGGAAGCGTCCTGGTCCTTGTAGGAGGATCGCTATTCCTGTTTGCCCTTACCATGGCGCTTTCAGGCGTTTCGAGCAACGGTACGCCGTCGACCAACCCGATCGCTTACTTTATGGCTATGTTCAATCCAGGGATCGTACTGTATGGTCATTTCGAACCGAGGATGATGGAAGAGATCCTTTCCTTGACGGGCATATCATTCCCCTTATGGATTTCGTTTATCATCACGTACAGCATTCTGGCCATCCTGGCATTATTCGGAAGCATTTGGAAATTACGCCCTCGTATGAAAACCCGGGCAAGGGGGTAA
- a CDS encoding DUF58 domain-containing protein: MLSPQFLSQLKRHRLNPDRVSTAQHKGARKSTRHGSSLEFSDYQMYELGDDVRQIDWNVYARTEKVYVKRYLDEREVSISLYLDCTKSMKTEPVKWEKATELAASLAYMILSSDDRLSLHLVGAEAAPMKKKGMRDAKAILHSMENVQDTSDDNGSRTPFMSSLKGRQRSKSSVTVLITDALEPMKEITEALKWLSSRKEKVFFIQILHEHEVSPPYTGDWKLKDSEKGEEIDVSFQNSVIDRYLGSLQLHNQAIERECKRYGFTYRTLISSQPVNEMVLKDLKMSGMVR; encoded by the coding sequence ATGTTAAGCCCTCAATTCCTGTCGCAGCTTAAAAGGCATCGATTAAATCCTGACAGAGTTTCCACTGCTCAGCATAAAGGGGCAAGGAAGTCGACACGGCACGGGAGTTCTCTGGAATTCTCGGATTATCAGATGTATGAGCTCGGTGACGATGTGAGGCAGATTGATTGGAACGTCTATGCAAGAACCGAAAAAGTGTATGTGAAGCGGTATCTTGATGAGCGGGAGGTTTCAATCAGCTTATACCTGGATTGTACGAAATCAATGAAAACCGAACCCGTGAAGTGGGAGAAGGCTACGGAACTTGCGGCATCACTTGCTTATATGATCCTGAGCTCCGATGACCGTCTGAGCCTTCATCTGGTGGGGGCTGAGGCAGCCCCAATGAAGAAGAAGGGTATGAGGGATGCAAAGGCGATCCTGCACTCCATGGAAAATGTACAGGACACTTCAGACGATAATGGCAGTCGAACGCCGTTTATGAGCTCCCTGAAAGGGAGACAGCGGTCGAAGAGTTCCGTCACGGTGTTGATCACGGATGCGCTTGAACCGATGAAGGAGATAACCGAAGCATTGAAGTGGCTTTCCTCAAGGAAGGAAAAGGTGTTTTTCATCCAAATCCTCCATGAACACGAGGTTTCCCCACCCTATACGGGTGACTGGAAGCTGAAGGATAGTGAAAAAGGGGAAGAGATCGATGTATCCTTTCAGAATTCGGTTATCGATCGCTATCTCGGATCCCTTCAATTACACAACCAGGCAATCGAACGGGAATGTAAGCGCTATGGATTTACATATAGGACCCTCATATCTTCCCAGCCGGTCAATGAAATGGTGCTGAAGGATCTGAAGATGTCCGGGATGGTGAGGTGA
- a CDS encoding ABC transporter ATP-binding protein, producing MIELTNLSKSYGSFQALDGLTLSIGKGTVFGFVGQNGAGKSTTFSILATLLAPTSGRAKVNGYDVCEEPKMVRRQIGYMPDFFGVYDQLKAEEYLDFYGASYKIPAEERAALIPQLLELVNLSHKKDSYVDELSRGMKQRLCLARCLIHDPEVLILDEPASGLDPRARIEMREILRELKKMGKTILISSHILPELAEMCDEIGVIDNGKLVAHGSVADIQQQLEAEKIIEVKVRGMLESAASFFEDDPNLSSLEMNEELKTIKFLYKGSEVQQAELLRLAILNGIAVVTFKEAETDLEDVFMEITKGVKPS from the coding sequence ATGATCGAACTTACGAATCTATCAAAATCATACGGCTCCTTTCAAGCGCTGGACGGACTCACCCTGAGTATCGGAAAAGGAACGGTCTTCGGTTTCGTCGGTCAGAACGGAGCCGGGAAATCCACGACATTTTCCATTTTGGCAACCCTCCTTGCACCGACGTCGGGCAGGGCGAAAGTAAATGGATATGATGTATGTGAGGAACCGAAAATGGTCAGGCGCCAAATCGGATATATGCCGGATTTCTTCGGGGTATACGATCAATTAAAAGCAGAGGAATATCTCGACTTTTACGGAGCGAGCTATAAGATTCCGGCTGAAGAGAGGGCTGCCCTCATTCCGCAACTACTGGAATTGGTGAATCTTTCCCATAAGAAGGATTCCTATGTGGATGAATTGTCCCGCGGGATGAAGCAGAGGCTTTGTCTTGCCCGCTGCCTGATCCATGATCCAGAAGTCCTGATCCTGGATGAACCGGCTTCTGGCCTGGACCCGCGGGCAAGGATCGAGATGCGTGAGATCTTAAGAGAATTGAAGAAGATGGGCAAGACCATCCTCATTTCTTCCCATATTCTTCCTGAACTGGCCGAGATGTGTGATGAAATCGGAGTCATCGATAATGGAAAGCTTGTGGCACATGGTTCCGTTGCCGATATCCAGCAGCAGCTGGAGGCAGAAAAGATCATCGAGGTAAAGGTGAGGGGGATGCTCGAGTCGGCTGCCTCTTTCTTCGAAGATGATCCGAATCTGTCAAGTCTTGAAATGAACGAAGAGCTGAAGACAATCAAATTCCTCTACAAAGGATCCGAAGTGCAGCAGGCTGAGCTGCTCCGTTTGGCAATATTGAACGGAATTGCCGTCGTCACCTTCAAGGAGGCGGAAACGGATCTTGAGGATGTCTTCATGGAAATTACGAAGGGGGTGAAGCCATCATGA
- a CDS encoding vWA domain-containing protein: MGIQYPFYALMGLFLIAVVLMYFFRKRYETKVVSSNLLWNQAMDEWQSSPWFHKLQRNLLLFLQLLILTFLIITLMNPYLSDYSGTTGHTVILMDTSTSMKAKKGDITHFDLAKKEAEGVIKGSRGPVTILAVGKNITTKISEDANKRTSLKALNDLEMTNDHEDMQKAIQMALALAGTEEIHLFSDSVTKSMFKDLHTDATVMVHTMIENPGNISMKSFGIKENGKQMDGVVTIANQGGEDREGTLIIHGGSKVIHEEPVTIQKGEDTVIPLSGLQVEESYMAEIRVDDDFQEDNVMTALNMSSSPDVYALGDINPFIIKGFQALGMDVKSVEEASTLDDNGILIASRKDAERTELPVFIIPDEKEEGKKIGGTVSSKKDHPLLRYADVEKIFVDKATDHDISGLSTIAEQDKVPLMQAGEIGGKKMVLMNFRLKDSDFPLSPGFPIFLYNVYHYLGDNQQVIGNFLPGEKRTIQTDGTWDLYSMNQDYIGEWKEGTTFTAPTKPGNYQALRGQDVKYFSVSIDEREKVIGKGESFIVKGEGVEKGSVPSSISSWFLALAVLFLFIEWEVYRRGNRRS; this comes from the coding sequence ATGGGCATTCAATATCCATTCTATGCCTTGATGGGGCTGTTTCTGATCGCAGTTGTCCTCATGTACTTCTTCAGGAAGCGCTATGAAACCAAAGTCGTATCATCGAACCTGTTATGGAATCAGGCGATGGACGAGTGGCAATCATCTCCCTGGTTCCATAAACTTCAGCGGAATCTCCTGCTGTTTCTGCAGCTCCTGATCCTTACCTTCCTCATCATCACTCTGATGAACCCTTATCTGTCCGACTATTCAGGGACGACGGGTCATACCGTCATCCTGATGGATACATCCACTTCCATGAAGGCGAAGAAGGGGGATATCACCCATTTCGATCTTGCCAAGAAGGAAGCAGAGGGCGTGATCAAGGGCTCGCGGGGACCGGTGACCATCCTTGCCGTGGGAAAGAACATTACAACAAAGATATCCGAAGATGCAAATAAGCGGACGTCCTTGAAAGCATTGAACGATTTGGAAATGACCAATGACCATGAGGACATGCAGAAGGCCATTCAAATGGCACTTGCCCTTGCAGGAACAGAAGAAATCCATCTGTTCAGTGATTCTGTTACAAAAAGCATGTTCAAAGACCTTCACACGGATGCCACGGTCATGGTTCACACCATGATCGAGAATCCAGGCAACATTAGCATGAAAAGCTTCGGAATTAAAGAGAACGGGAAACAAATGGACGGTGTTGTAACGATTGCAAACCAAGGTGGCGAGGACCGGGAGGGGACACTGATCATCCATGGGGGATCAAAAGTCATCCACGAGGAACCTGTGACCATCCAAAAGGGAGAAGACACCGTCATCCCCCTCTCAGGCCTTCAGGTGGAAGAGTCATATATGGCAGAAATCCGTGTTGATGACGATTTCCAGGAAGATAATGTCATGACGGCATTGAATATGAGTTCTTCTCCTGATGTATATGCGTTGGGAGACATCAATCCGTTTATCATCAAAGGCTTTCAGGCGTTGGGAATGGATGTTAAATCAGTGGAAGAAGCATCCACACTCGACGATAACGGAATATTAATCGCCTCACGGAAGGATGCGGAACGAACAGAATTGCCGGTTTTTATCATCCCTGATGAAAAGGAAGAGGGAAAAAAGATAGGGGGGACGGTCTCTTCAAAGAAGGATCATCCTTTGCTTCGCTATGCCGATGTGGAAAAAATCTTCGTGGATAAAGCAACGGATCACGACATCTCTGGGCTTTCGACCATAGCCGAGCAAGACAAGGTTCCCCTCATGCAAGCGGGGGAGATCGGTGGCAAAAAAATGGTGCTGATGAATTTTCGGCTGAAAGATTCAGATTTTCCTCTATCTCCCGGATTTCCGATCTTCTTATACAATGTCTACCATTACTTGGGGGATAATCAGCAGGTGATCGGCAACTTCCTGCCGGGTGAAAAACGGACCATCCAGACAGATGGCACGTGGGACCTCTACAGTATGAACCAGGATTATATCGGTGAATGGAAAGAGGGTACCACCTTCACTGCACCGACCAAACCGGGAAACTACCAGGCTTTACGTGGTCAAGATGTGAAATATTTTTCCGTCAGCATTGATGAAAGGGAAAAGGTGATTGGAAAAGGGGAATCGTTCATAGTTAAAGGGGAAGGAGTGGAGAAGGGAAGCGTCCCTTCTTCCATCAGTTCCTGGTTCCTGGCTCTGGCCGTACTTTTCTTATTCATAGAGTGGGAGGTGTATAGACGTGGGAATCGCCGTTCATGA
- a CDS encoding N-acetyldiaminopimelate deacetylase — protein MSQVDFKMIRRDLHQIPELGFQEFKTQKYLLDYISSLPGDRYEIKQWKTGLFVKVHGTEPARTIGYRADIDGLPITEQTGLPFPSRHEGRMHACGHDFHMAIGLGILTHFVHHPIKDDLLFIFQPAEEGPGGAEPMLRSAEMKEWMPDVVFALHIAPEYEVGSIALKPGLLFANTSELFLTFNGKGGHAAYPHQTKDMIVAASAFVTQMQGIVSRNVDPLDSAVITIGKMEAGTVQNIIAENARLEGTIRTLSEASMLKVKEKLEALIKGIETTYDCSIEVDYGSMYHQVYNDPANTQAFLDYIDDSGKTNAIICREAMTGEDFGYMLKEIPGFMFWLGVSSPYGLHHSKLDPDEKAIDHAIDLMTSYIGQL, from the coding sequence ATGTCACAAGTGGATTTTAAAATGATCAGACGCGATCTTCATCAGATCCCGGAGCTTGGATTCCAGGAATTCAAAACTCAGAAGTACCTATTGGATTATATTTCATCCCTCCCAGGGGATAGGTATGAAATCAAGCAGTGGAAGACAGGCTTATTTGTCAAGGTCCACGGTACGGAGCCGGCTAGGACGATCGGGTACCGGGCAGATATCGATGGGTTGCCGATCACAGAACAAACGGGTCTTCCCTTCCCGTCCCGTCATGAAGGTCGGATGCACGCATGCGGACATGACTTCCATATGGCCATCGGACTGGGCATCCTTACCCATTTTGTTCATCACCCCATAAAAGACGATCTCCTCTTCATTTTCCAACCTGCAGAAGAAGGTCCGGGGGGAGCGGAACCGATGCTCCGCAGTGCCGAGATGAAAGAGTGGATGCCGGATGTGGTCTTTGCTCTCCATATTGCACCAGAGTATGAGGTGGGGTCCATTGCACTGAAGCCGGGACTTCTATTCGCCAATACGTCCGAGCTATTCCTGACCTTTAATGGCAAGGGAGGGCACGCTGCCTATCCCCATCAAACAAAAGACATGATCGTGGCGGCATCTGCCTTTGTGACGCAGATGCAAGGGATCGTCTCACGGAATGTCGACCCGTTGGACAGCGCCGTCATCACGATCGGTAAGATGGAGGCTGGAACCGTACAGAATATCATCGCGGAAAATGCCCGTCTCGAAGGTACGATCAGGACCCTCTCTGAAGCTTCCATGTTAAAGGTCAAGGAAAAGCTTGAGGCTCTTATCAAAGGGATTGAAACGACATACGATTGTTCCATCGAGGTCGATTACGGGAGCATGTATCATCAGGTGTATAATGACCCCGCGAACACGCAGGCGTTCCTCGACTATATCGACGATAGCGGTAAAACAAATGCCATCATTTGTAGAGAGGCGATGACGGGAGAAGATTTCGGTTATATGCTGAAGGAAATCCCAGGCTTCATGTTCTGGCTTGGTGTTTCATCTCCATATGGTCTTCATCATTCGAAGCTCGATCCTGATGAAAAAGCGATTGATCATGCCATCGACCTCATGACCAGCTATATAGGGCAGCTATGA
- a CDS encoding bleomycin resistance protein — protein MEGPALVPELSVRDASLSTTFYTELLGFHIVYERPDEGFVYLSMGKASLMLEEVNGHWETGELIPPFGRGMNLQIMVDSIEPILRRLNKEGIALFREPFVSDYPAGSVRFRQREFLVQDPDGYLLRFAQSL, from the coding sequence GTGGAAGGACCCGCCCTCGTGCCTGAACTTTCTGTTCGGGATGCCTCCTTGTCTACAACTTTTTATACGGAACTGCTCGGCTTTCATATAGTGTATGAACGCCCTGATGAAGGGTTTGTTTACTTGTCGATGGGAAAGGCATCGCTCATGCTTGAGGAAGTGAACGGACATTGGGAGACGGGTGAGTTGATTCCACCGTTCGGAAGGGGGATGAACCTTCAGATCATGGTGGATTCAATCGAGCCGATCCTCAGAAGATTGAACAAGGAGGGAATTGCATTATTCAGGGAACCATTCGTCTCCGACTATCCTGCCGGTTCTGTACGTTTCCGGCAGCGGGAGTTCCTTGTGCAAGATCCCGATGGGTATTTGCTGAGATTTGCACAATCCCTATAA